From the genome of Rhododendron vialii isolate Sample 1 chromosome 10a, ASM3025357v1:
TCTCCAAATACTGTCCTGTCGCAGCCGAAAATCCAACCATGACCCACTCCGGTAGAATCTCCATAAGGTCGATTTTGTAAGAAAGACTGCCTTGTGAACTAGAGTTTCCACCATAAGACCAAAACACACTCAAATTCTTTGTACTTGCATTGTATGTAATTGAAGCAGTACACGTTTCTCCGCTGTACAAGCTAGCGTTCCATGGAGTTGTAATGACCGAACCAATCGAGTTGTTGTTAATCCCGATGTGCTCATATGCAGGATCCCACTCAGGATTCGGGTAGGAGTCGAACTCAACCGTCACCATTTGGTTTTCTGCTGAATTGCTAGTTGTTGTGTTGAAAAGCCCTAGGAACCCACCGGCTGAGTTAGGGGGGATTTGGAAACCAACCGGAGCTAGGAAGAAAGCGAGCCCATGGCCGTATGTGGATGACTCTAGGGTGTCAATTATGAAGGAGAAATTGGTGGTGAAGTCAGAGAGTTTCCCTGTTTTGGAGTCCCATAGTTGAACCCTCTCTGCGTATGTCGCCCAGCCGACGTGACATAGGTAAGTGAGTGAGTTGAACTCTACAGCTCCAGCCAACGTCACTGCATCTCCTTGATAGACTATGCCGGGTGTAGCCGGAGAAAAGTTAGTGACTTGGAAATAATCTGAACGAGCAATGGGAAGAAGAAATAAGATGAATGCAGTGAAGAGACTAACTTGAGCATTTGGTGATGGAAATGAAGTTGGAATGTTAGGGGTAGAGGTAGCCATTTTCTTGCGCTAGTGCAGTACATAGGCGTTGAAAATTTATACAACCATCTGTTGAAACGTAAACTAGTTGTTGAAACTTGAACTAGtctaatttcattttgtttaagtTTAAACTACCCTTTTTGTTTAGTACATAGTAGACTTTACGGTGATAGGAATGATGTACTAGCTAGTAGCTGATAATATAACACAGACAGTGACgacattcttttttttgttattttccggcagtatatatttatattgtaGACAATGACTACATTGTAAATCTATTGATTCAAAGGCACTGTCTACCCTGGGCCAGCCCCGGGTAAGCCCCGCACTGCAAGCCCTCGGTCTTGGACAACTCCGGACGGgggcaataaaaagaaaattttttaagttacatacaaatataaaaaagtttCTTATAGTGGCATGAATAATTgttgaaaatgatattggtaccaaCCTTGGCTGTTATAAAAAAAGTCTCATttccctcctcttcttcccttTTCAGCAAAAGAACCATCGCTGCATCTGCCGCCGTCGTGCCACGATTTTCAAGATGTTTTTGGTGGAATTTGATCTTTTATGGATGAAATAAGTGAAGATGCAATTTTAGGGTTATATACAGAAGGTTctctttaaaatgattgatgtaaggaaaaaagaaattgtataaaacgaaaaaaatgattagaaCAATGACTGATAGAATAGgggtataatataaatattggGGGTCTTCGTGGaacaaagtgatagttgagggggtgtttatgtactttttcCTTATAAAAAAGGGTATATTAGTCATTTTCTCCATTCCGTTAATggagttagcattttttttcgtttccagTAATTGAGGGGGCCTGTATGAACGATTTTAAATGCAAGAAAGTCTCTGtgagaaaaagtgatagttgatgGGATGTTGATGtgagaaaaagtgatagttgaggggatcCCCGTGAGAAGAAatcataactaaaataaatcgAGCGAGTTAacatggtttttatttttacatttgaACTATCATTTCACAAGAGAGATTAAAGAGATTGGCTATGATCTTGATTGAAAATTATGCGTCATTCCACTAAGAGCATTTTTTAATATTTgggactctttttttttataactttttaCGTTTTTCGAGACATGTAATTCTCctcacatatatcaactaaaaagccCAAAACCCAAAGTTTGAAGAATGGTCTTAAGTTCTTAGATAAGTAAAGTACGATAactcaattgaaaattttgcttcaaaaaatgtggggagaatttattttctttgaattgaATTGTGCTAATCACAAAATACTATAACCGGGGTTTACATtttaatgttaattttttttgatgttattcaagctaaaataacaatgtagtaattttgatttttttttttgtactttgattttttttttttttgtactttgattttttttttgtatgacttAATTGTAAGTGGGCAACAAAGCATAAGGTTGGGTTAAGGCAACCCAAATATCAGAGCCGGTACTGTGTCTACTTAGTCTTACGCACAACTCTTTCAAATTTAATTGGTAGAAACCATATTTTAATCAGTTATATGCTCTTACGAATACTAGAGGCCTATGCAACAATCAAAATGAGTTGACCTTTTGGGAGAATTTACCTCTGAAAAATAGCTGAAGAAGTCGTGTTTCGTACTCCAATATTTTTTTCGACAATTAAACTTCATTTCCAGTCAATATATATctatttgttgtggttttgacATGCTATATGAACTACTACTGCTACTACTACTTCCCACAATCCTCAATAGTCCTCAACTTAGATATCAAAAGAACTAATTAAGTATAAGGTTACGGCCGGGTGGTTGTTTAGGACGTTTACCTGTTCTGATGTGTTGAAACAAACAACAAGATCAACCATTATGTTTGGTTCTGAAATGACTTGTTTTTGTAAATTAATGGACATAGTCTAAGAACTGACCTTTCACtccattttcttttggtaaCTGGAAATTTCATTGAAAGAGCGGGCAAACCTTGCCTTGCATATTTGGTCTGCCATTCTCTCTTGGTAGCAGACTAGCAGGTAATTACTTGGGTTTGCCCTTCTACGCTTCCTAGTTTGATTGATTTTTGGTTCTCCAATTCTTTCCATAATCTTGAGGAAATGATCAGTTGGAACACAACACCCTATATGCTGTTCTTTGGACTATCTCGAATACTAGAAATGATCTAGTTTTCAAAGACAAACAACCTAATGTTGATGAAGCTATGGACTTAATTAAGCTCAGGGTAGTTTTTAGGATTAAAGGAAAATGCAACCTGAATTCCTATTCGATTGAAGACTTTAGGAGCCACTTGGATGGAATTAGAAGACACAAGATCTGACTGTCTAGTGGAGTGAATAGTTTTATTTTggtctctttttcttttgtaccAACTCTTGGTTGGTCTTCTTTTCTCCCCCTAGGATTGTGGCTTGCACATGATTGTTCTATGATGCTCGTTCTTAATGTACCCTTTTatcgagtttctaataaaattttattttgctgataaaaaaaaaaaccaaagttcAAAGAACTGGTCTTTCAATCTTACGTATAATATTTAAAATTGCTCATACAGAACCCCCTCAACTATAACCGTTAATCAATCAGCACCCTTTTGTCAAAAAGATCATGAAGGGGTCAACGTGTACAATTTTTATAAGGGGGTCGGTAAGTGTGGGCAATTTTTTAGGGTGTCAAAAAGACCACGTAGGGGTCAACGTGTACAATTTTTATAAGGGGGCCGATAAGTGTGGGCAATTTTTTAGGGGTAGAATCGTTATTTTCCTCATTCTATTGACAAAGTTAgccaatttttcatttcatatagGTGAGGGGGACTCTATAGGCTGTTTTAAACGTAGGGGATCTTCGTGAGAAGAAGGCATAGTTTAGGGGTTTACTTTCTCACCAAGAAAAAACAGAATATGACTACCCTTTCTGAAGGCTGCTACACACAGATGAAAGCGCACAGAGtgtgcacatatttttttgtggggtccaccacgggTCTTATATAAAAGATCCGAGCCGCTCAGTAATGTACAACACTTTTTCAACGgttattttatgaaaaatcagctcaatctaatacctatagatTCTTGATTCAatcaataaactttttattgagatttttggataatgaaaagttaaatgatttaATCGACCatctatagatatcggattgagctgattatTTGAAGAgacacttgaaaaaatattttacatttactaaacggtttgaatcatttgTGCGGGACCGTGGtggatcccacaaaaaaaactgtgcacaatttgtgcaaAAAGTGTCTGTGTGGATAGACTTTCTGTTTCTCATGCTCTTCAAAAAACTTTCCTCCTTCCTCTTAGCCGAAGCCAGAGgggttctctctccctctctctctctctctctctctctctgcgctaGCCAGCCCCTGCTGCGCTACCTTGCTACTACTTCATTCCGTCATCTCGAACCTATTAGTGAACCATCGACGCCGTCGCTACCCTCGGACCATCGCTGACGACATTGCTAAGCCGCAGTAATAATTTATTGCTGcaatttttctttcttactGGAGACCTCTATACTTATTTAGTGTCTAATGTGTTCTAATTCACGATCACCTCCGTATTCTTGCATGTCTATGTGTAGCGGTAAATCGATGAgacttcttttttgttaatttaaCTGAGAACAAAGGAGAGGGGTATGCAGGAGATCCGGCCCCAGAATAATAGCTTGCTTGTGGAACCCATTAGAGAAAGAGGAATATAATTAATAAGAGCTACTGATATTGCTGTgttattctttttcttgttcaaaaCTAAGGGAGTGGAATATGGGGTGATATTTGTAGTCCAAAAGCCAAaccttgggggggggggggggggaaacgAGCCGAGCCTGGCTGATTTACTTAATGAGCCTCTTTAAACGtatacaaacgagccgagcttttgagtgTCGAACTCGGcgcgtttagtaaacaagcccaaaacttaagctcaagctcggcttgattactaaacgagtcgagtcGAGTCGAGCAGAGTAGAGCCACGATCTGCTCGTTTGCAGCCTTGAGTCCAAACCTAGGATTCTCATTTTGGTTGGATGGCCCTGTGACTTTCTACTTTAAATTCGTACTAGTTTATTGCTTAAGCATTGGGGTATTGTGTTTTGCAGTATCAGTTACTATTTGTTGACATAAATTGAGTTGTGGGAAAGGGGAAATAGCCCTTAGGGTGTGGAGCTATGAGATTCGGACGCTTGCAAGAATAGTCTGTGACACTTGGACCTTGGATATTATGAAACTTGGCCAACGTGCGATGGAAAGATGTTCAGAGAGGCATTTGCGGTTGATGTCACCGGAGCCACGAGTGTTGTGGGGATCGACTCTTTGACGCAGGAGAGAATACAAGACCCTAGATTTAAGACCAGAGTTGCGGCTCCTTGACCCGTGTGAGAGAAGAACCGCGATGCTTGCGGGAACCGGATCTCTGAGAGACATGACCCCTTGAAGGATCTCTTAGAGACATGATCCCCTGATGAGTGATGAGTCAACCCATGTGAGAGAGACCTTGATCCTTGCAGGTATAGATTTGAGTTTGTGAGCAGAATCAGATTGCAACTCCTTCGAAAATGGCCAAGTAGGTGCTACTTTGGGGCCAAAACCATTTTCCTGTAAGTGCATTACTCGGACAGTAAGTTTATGCTTTGATTAACTGGCAAGAGGACTCGAGGATTAATCCCTTGTGGCTTGGCTGCGGTATTGCTGAGACCTAGAAGTGTCACCTCGATGCCCTTAATGTGGGAACATTAGTAATGTAGTGTCTTGGTGGCTCAAGAgtaaagtgtcaatgcaaataCTTGAGTAACCTCACAGGAGCAACCGGTGTTGGCGATTGTTGCAAATAACGGTTAGGAAGGGAGCGTCCATGCACGGGATCTAGTGGACACTTGCAAAATGACAGTGACCCTGTAGGACTGTCTAGTGTTGGCGAGGGTCTAAAATAGACAGTTAGGAATCCATGCACGTAGTGCCGGACCTGATATTTGGGTTGCCTTGCCCGACCTCAAGCTTGGTTACCCACTTACTATTAAGtcgtgaaaaataaaaacacaaagaagtgaaaaaaacatgaaaaacaaaatcaatgttACATTGTgtttttagcttgaattacataaaaagatcaaaatcaaaatgcaaCCACAGTTATAGTGCTTTATGATTAGCACGATccgattcaaagaaaataacttctccttacatttttttgaagcaaagtcttcaattaaatcattgTACTTTAACTTATCTAATTGCTCTTTTTCAAGCGAGGGCATAGGCCATCCAATAAATCTCTATTGTGACATGGTATTCCGAAGGTAAGTTTTTATCAGCTTCAACTTCGAAAAACTTCTATTCGCCAAAACAACTGTAACCGGTATAGTCAAAAAAATTCGATAAGCAACCCATACCATATGAAAACCACCATCTTTCCAATAAGACCTTGTAAAATCAAGGAtgtcaattgaatttttttggatggaaaccATACataccccaatttttttttgtatttacatttttttgttgttgcccCAAggggggttgcccaagcccgcgggcttgcggggcttaccccctGGCTGGCCCTGGGTGCACGTGATCTAGTGGACACTTGCAACTATGAGAGTGATCCTCATAGGATCACCCGGGATTAGGGATTGTCTCAAAAAAATGGTTGGGAAGGAAGCATTTGTGCACATGATTTAGTGGACACTTGCACAGATGAGAGTGACCCTCATAGGAGCACCTTGGGTTGGCGATTGTCGCAAATAGACAGTTAGGAAGGGAGCGTTCATGCCTGTGATCTACTGGACAGTGGACACTTGTCAAGAGTATAAAGTTCACTTGAGCCCTAAGACAGACCAAGTGGCATGTAAAAAGGTCCTCAGAGAGGTCCTTTTTAGAGAAAGAAACATAAAGAAGTTTATTCCTTGTTGATTCAGATTCCAACCTCTATATATTGAAAGTTTTGAGAAATAAGGAGGAATTTTTGGGGGAGAGAGGTTTTGGCTAGAGAATGTCTTAAAACACTAATTATGCTCCTACAAATGTATGGTAGTTTTGTTTGCTTGAAACGAGTGCTTACCAGTTTTCGTAATCAATAGAAGTTTACATCTATCGTACCACAGTTTAAGACGTTGTATGCCACTTTACTAATTGGGTTCCTTGACCCAGTACAATCCACATTCCAAGTTTACGTTTCTTCTCTAAAGACCCAATTTGTTGCAATGAGTCTATTGAGACACACGCAGAAACTAAATGCCCGAGAAAAGAATCCCCAAGGGAAAAAATGCTCAGATTGTCATGTTTACTACATGCCTAGAATTGATATACTAATCAAGAGTAACcaattaaaaacaaacttaGCAGGAATTGATTTACTGATAGAACCCTTCCATATTGACAGTAATGATGAAGGGTATTAATTATAGCGCACTAACACAACAACTACCACGATCTATTTCGCGATGTCTTGGACACCCTTATTAGTgcaaaaaagagaaatgaaaaaatttaaCGACCCATTTCGATGCTTGAACTTATTATCTCCTGACCGGAATGTATCAGCGGTTCTTCAGGCCTGGTCCTGGAGCTTCCTGCACCAGGTACACGATATATTGGGACAGGCATCTTCATAGGCAGATGAGGCATTGCTGCCTCAAAATGAAGTACCTGAATTGCGTGCCTTATTGATGGCCTAAGGCTATGGTCAGGATAAGCACACCACAGCCCAACAATCATCAAACACTCTACTTCCTTAGCATCGAAATTCGATTTCAGTCTCTCATCAATGGCGGAAAGAATTCGCCCTCTTCCATAGAGATCCCATACCCACTCTACCAACCCTATTTCCGATTCTCCTTCTGTCGGGTTGACTGATTTTCTCCCAGTAGCGATTTCCAACACCACCACCCCGAAACTGAAAACATCTGCCCCTTTACTTGCCTTGCCTGTCCTTATATATTCCGGTGCCAAGTACCCAAACGTTCCTGCTAAGCCAGTTGTTTGCGGTCCAAGCTCGTGGTCCATGAGTCGGGCTAACCCAAAGTCTCCGAGCTTGACATTAAATTCAGAATCTAGCATAACATTGCTCGACTTGATGTCCCGATGCACCACGCATTGCTCCCATTCTTTGTGTAGATAGAACAATGCCGAGGCCAAACCAAGAGTTATTTTGTACCTCACAGCCCAAGTGAGAGGAATCTTGCTGCCAAAGAGGTGAGCGTCGAGGCTTCCGTTGGGCATAAACTCATAGACAAGAAGGAACTCGCCTTTATCGTGGCACCAACCGATGAGTTGCACCAAATTCCGGTGCCTTAACCGGCTTATAATCTTCACTTCTGTTATGTACTCTTTTTTCCCCTGTTTAGATCCCCTTGAAATTTTCTTCACGGCTACAGCCATGTCTAAATCGTTTAAGTACCCTCTGTAAACACACCCAAATCCTCCTTCACCCAACTTTCTTTCGGCCGAGAAGTTGCTTGTAGCCGAGACAAGATCTGCGTAGGTAAACCTCCTTGGTCCAGCGCCTCTTTCTAGATCATCATTGATCGACGTCAAGTTagttttctctgtttttttccttcGAACATGCCTCCTTTTCCTTACAATCACAAATCCTATAAATATTCCCgctccaaaaatcaaaacaccCATTGAAACAGTTAAAGCAACTATCAGTTTGATATCGTTCGTGTGCTTCCCTCTCGCCGTTTTCGTGTTGAAACTTGAGCTAAACGCCCATGATTCAAGCGTGTGTTTCTCCAAATACTGTCCTGTCGCAGCCGAAAATCCAACCATGACCCACTCCGGTAGAATCTCCATAAGGTCGATTTTATAAGAAAGACTGCCTTGTGAACTAGAGTTTCCACCGTAAGACCAAAACACACTCAAATTCTTTGTACTTGCATTGTATGTAATTGAAGCTGTACATGTTTCTCCGCTGTACAAGCTAGCGTTCCATGGAGTTGTAATGACCGAACCAATCGAGTTGTTGTTAATCCCGATGTGCTCATGTGCAGGATCCCACTCAGGATTCGGGTAGGAGTCGAACTCAACCGTCACAATTTGGTTTTCTGCTGAATTGCTTGTTGTTGTGTTGAAAAGCCCTAAGAACCCACCAGCTGAGTTAGGGGGGATTTGGAAACCAACCGGAGCCAGGAAGAAAGCGAGCCCATGGCCGTATGTGGATGACTCTTGGGTGTCAATTATGAAGGAGAAATTGGTGGTGAAGTCAGAGAGGGTCCCTGTTTTGGAGTCCCATAGTTGAACCCTCTCTGCGTATGTCGCCCAGCCAACGTGACATAGGTAAGTGAGTGAGTTGAACTCTACAGCTCCAGCCAACGTCACTGCATCTCCTTGATAGACTATGTCGGGTGTATCCTGAGAAAAGCTAGTGACTTGGAAATAATCTGAACTAGCAATGggaagaaaaaataagataaatgcAGTGAAGAGACTAATTTGAGCATTTGGTGATGGAAATGAAGTTGGAATTTTAGAGGTAGAGGTAGTCATTTTCTTGAGCTAGTGCAGTATATTGGCACTGGAAATTTATACAACCATCTGATGTTGGAACTTGACCCAGTCTAATTTATTCTTATTCAAGTTTAAACTGCCCTTTTTGTTTATTACTGTACGTAGGAGACTTTACATTTATAGGAAGGATATAGCTGACAACATAACACAGAGAATGAGTAAACATTGTAAATCCATTGGCAACCTTACTTTAAATACTAGCAAAACTACTAGGCATAATCTCGAACATTGGTTCAAATGCACTGTCTACCCAGTCTTCCTCAATCTTACATCTGCCTGATGCGCAACTTGTTGAAATGTTATTGGTAGAAAAACGTACTTTGATCAGTTCATCTGCTCGTCTGAATACTAGAGGACTAGTTTATGCGACAACCAAAATGAGTTGACCTTGACCTCTGAAAGATAGCTGAAGAATTCGTGTttcgtaatatttttctttataattaAACTTCAATTCTAGTCAATATATATCTATGAGCTGTGGCATGACATACTATATGGACTACTAGGACTTCCCACAATCCTCAATAGTCCTCAACCTAGATATCAAAGGAACTATCTATATAAATAAGTGACATTCTGACCTTTTCAGTACTTAGCGATCCCATGAAAATGTCATGGGAGGTTGTTTAGGGCGTTTACCTGTTCTGATGTGTTGAAACAAGGTCAACCATTCGGTTTGGTTCTGAATTGAGCGGTTTTGGTAAATGGACATAGTCTAAGAACTGACCTTTCACTCCAGTTTCTTTTGGTAACTGGAAATTTCGTTGAAAGAGCCTGAGTTCGAAGAACTGATCTTTCAATCTCATGCGTAAAATTTGaacaataaaaactaaaaatcttACCCGTAGCTAATAAAACTATGTACTCCTACAAACTACAAAGTAAAGTTACAAGAACTTTGTTTAGAGGAAAGGATCTATTTGTTTGATCGGATAGGATCTTCGGATTGGTTTATATATCCAAAGATTCTTCATAGTTCATACGTGGTACTTGGTTAAAAATTTTAGGAACATGATTAAATATTCATAGGGTGTATGAATCCACAAAGTTTTTGATATACAATACCATGGGGTTTGTATCAATAACTCCACAGGGACCAACGGGTTTGTAAAGAAAATATACAGACTCCATGTGTGGGTCCTGCCTTGGGTCCCCCATAGACGATCCGATACGTTTATTTTACGGCTAATTTTTCTAGTTATACGAAAACTCAATACAGTCAGTTACAGCAAGTACATGATCAAGTACTTATCGGTATCCCGTATcctataaaatttatttttggatgtCATGTTAAAAAATTGTTATCTACAAAATAAACgtctcggatcatttgtgtagaactagaggtgggccccacacatGGAGTCTATACATATTCCAAATTTTAGTGATCGGTTTCAagtttttggtcataattttagttagtttttagattcctcttatcaagaaaaaatctacaaaaaaaattagtgtaaaaatgaacaaaaattcataaaagacaatttattttttttgaaaaaattggaataaTAAAGTTAGGCGAAAACAAACAGACCCGGGATGCTGCTCGGTAGCTCCCTGTTGAGCGGGTGCAAAGGGGTCGATCCAGCCGTTCATCTCGACATGGACGACTTGAGTCAAATTTGAGCACATACAAATCTTAACCATCCATTGCTCGGTTAAGATCCGAGCCATCGATTGTTGAGATGAGCGGCCGAATCAGCTGCTCTGTGCCGCTCTACAGGGAGATGCTCCCATTCCAAAACAACCTAAGTCAAAAAAATGCTATAGCTTTGGCTGAAAGAATGACTGAGGGTTGTGAATCCTCTTAAAATATGCATTATGTAACCCTATGGTGTCATCAGAAAAAACAGGCAACGGAGCTCAAATGCAGCATGCATTAGTGGTGGCATGGACCTTTGACCACCACGTGGCTG
Proteins encoded in this window:
- the LOC131304078 gene encoding L-type lectin-domain containing receptor kinase IX.1-like, which translates into the protein MTTSTSKIPTSFPSPNAQISLFTAFILFFLPIASSDYFQVTSFSQDTPDIVYQGDAVTLAGAVEFNSLTYLCHVGWATYAERVQLWDSKTGTLSDFTTNFSFIIDTQESSTYGHGLAFFLAPVGFQIPPNSAGGFLGLFNTTTSNSAENQIVTVEFDSYPNPEWDPAHEHIGINNNSIGSVITTPWNASLYSGETCTASITYNASTKNLSVFWSYGGNSSSQGSLSYKIDLMEILPEWVMVGFSAATGQYLEKHTLESWAFSSSFNTKTARGKHTNDIKLIVALTVSMGVLIFGAGIFIGFVIVRKRRHVRRKKTEKTNLTSINDDLERGAGPRRFTYADLVSATSNFSAERKLGEGGFGCVYRGYLNDLDMAVAVKKISRGSKQGKKEYITEVKIISRLRHRNLVQLIGWCHDKGEFLLVYEFMPNGSLDAHLFGSKIPLTWAVRYKITLGLASALFYLHKEWEQCVVHRDIKSSNVMLDSEFNVKLGDFGLARLMDHELGPQTTGLAGTFGYLAPEYIRTGKASKGADVFSFGVVVLEIATGRKSVNPTEGESEIGLVEWVWDLYGRGRILSAIDERLKSNFDAKEVECLMIVGLWCAYPDHSLRPSIRHAIQVLHFEAAMPHLPMKMPVPIYRVPGAGSSRTRPEEPLIHSGQEIISSSIEMGR